The genomic window TGCCGATTTGCCTGAGGTGTTGGCCCGGCGGCTGGCGATTGGGGCGTAAGGATACCTGCTCCAGACTTGGAGAGGAAGGCCACCAGCAGCGCCAATTCCACCAGGCCAAACGATATTTTCAACCAGTAAGGAATCACCGGCTCGTGGTATTGTGATAAAAAACCTTCCACGAATCCCGCCCAAATCAGCAGTGTCGCCACCCCTCCAATCAAAGTCGTAAGGTCACCCGCAATCAGACGTACCCGGGTTGGCAGCGCTTCCCGGCGTCCGCGTCCAATCAATGCGCCAGCCAGCACCAGGCCCGCCTGACCGGCGATGAGGATGGCTGGTAATTCGATGCTGCCATGCGGTAAAATCCAGCCGCACAGGAATAGTGACTGCCCGTCGAGGATATAATCCAGGCTGATGGCTCCTAGCGCGATGCCATTATAAAACAGCATGAGGATGGTGCCCACCCCGTAGGTCATGCCCAGGGCCAGGGTGAAAATGGAGACCTGGGTGTTGTGCGTCATCAAGTAACTGGAGAAGCCCCCGCGCTGGCCGGCATAACGATCGGTTTTGGCCTTCTCCTCCTGAGCCACCCGCTCGCGTGGCCGCAGTTGATCATGCCCAAACGGCATGGTGGCATAACGGGAATCCGGGTCCAGAACCGTTACCAGCCCGCCAAAACAGCACCCGCCGAAGGTGATCGCCAGCGCCAGGTAAAACGCGTTGACCTGCCGCCGAAACGTCTGCGGAAAGGTTTTGAAGAACCAGTCGGACAGGGAGAATCGGTGTTGCCGTTCGCGCGTCTCGTGAATTTCCGTGTACGCCCGCGCCACCAGATTTTCCAAATAACGGCGCAGCTCCGGTTCCGAGGCGAACGTGTTGATCTTGCCCAAGT from Verrucomicrobiota bacterium includes these protein-coding regions:
- a CDS encoding stage II sporulation protein M encodes the protein MIIDLPKFIAAERPYWNKLEAALNQLEASPNWRLPLSELREFHYLYERASADLGKINTFASEPELRRYLENLVARAYTEIHETRERQHRFSLSDWFFKTFPQTFRRQVNAFYLALAITFGGCCFGGLVTVLDPDSRYATMPFGHDQLRPRERVAQEEKAKTDRYAGQRGGFSSYLMTHNTQVSIFTLALGMTYGVGTILMLFYNGIALGAISLDYILDGQSLFLCGWILPHGSIELPAILIAGQAGLVLAGALIGRGRREALPTRVRLIAGDLTTLIGGVATLLIWAGFVEGFLSQYHEPVIPYWLKISFGLVELALLVAFLSKSGAGILTPQSPAAGPTPQANR